One Planctomycetia bacterium DNA segment encodes these proteins:
- a CDS encoding PQQ-binding-like beta-propeller repeat protein: MRSSITIRSLSLLGCACFAMTCMAADWRQFRGTDNNSVAGDVQLPLSWSDTENVAWKVPLPARGVSSPIVVGNNVIVTSSSGFKQDRLCVSCYDAKTGAQRWQREFWATGRTLCHPTSSNAAPTPASDGERIFAFFSSNDLICLDLDGNLLWLRGLTYDFPTAANDVGMASSPVVADGTVVVQMECEGNSFAAGINALTGETRWQSPRPAEQNWTSPIVWRGGNAGQDLVLLQSGDRLTAHDPMSGEVVWEYAADCAGIASSLAIGDTVYVPAGGMTALKFPEPGKPEAVWQENKLSSGNASAVVHDGKLYVLNSAGALTCGDASTGAVVWRGRLKGSFWATPVLAGNHLYCVNQEGLAQVLDLGAEGKIIAEISFGEPVMGTPAVAHNALYVRTDGKLWKIEKSGQ, from the coding sequence ATGCGTTCTTCAATCACGATTCGTTCGCTTTCGCTCCTTGGCTGTGCCTGCTTCGCCATGACCTGCATGGCGGCCGACTGGCGGCAATTCCGCGGCACCGACAACAACAGTGTGGCCGGCGATGTACAACTCCCGTTGTCGTGGAGCGATACCGAAAACGTCGCCTGGAAGGTCCCGCTCCCGGCGCGCGGCGTATCGAGCCCGATCGTCGTGGGCAATAACGTAATCGTCACATCGTCGTCGGGCTTCAAGCAGGATCGCCTCTGCGTCAGTTGCTATGACGCGAAGACCGGCGCGCAGCGCTGGCAGCGCGAGTTTTGGGCGACGGGGCGCACGCTCTGCCATCCCACGAGCTCCAATGCCGCGCCGACTCCGGCCAGCGACGGCGAGCGGATCTTCGCCTTCTTTTCGTCAAACGATTTGATCTGCCTGGACCTGGACGGCAACTTGCTTTGGTTGCGCGGGCTAACGTACGATTTCCCCACGGCGGCGAACGACGTCGGCATGGCTTCGTCCCCCGTCGTGGCGGACGGTACCGTCGTCGTGCAGATGGAATGCGAAGGCAATTCCTTTGCCGCCGGCATCAATGCCTTGACCGGCGAGACGCGTTGGCAATCGCCACGTCCGGCGGAGCAGAACTGGACGTCGCCAATCGTCTGGCGCGGCGGCAACGCCGGCCAGGATTTGGTGCTGTTGCAATCCGGCGATCGCCTCACCGCGCATGATCCGATGTCCGGCGAAGTGGTCTGGGAGTACGCGGCCGATTGCGCCGGCATTGCCTCGTCGTTGGCGATTGGCGATACCGTCTATGTTCCCGCCGGCGGCATGACAGCCCTCAAATTCCCCGAACCAGGCAAGCCCGAGGCCGTCTGGCAAGAAAACAAACTGAGTTCGGGCAATGCGAGCGCAGTAGTGCACGACGGCAAGCTCTACGTGCTGAATAGTGCGGGCGCATTGACCTGTGGCGACGCCTCGACCGGCGCGGTCGTTTGGCGCGGACGACTGAAGGGTTCCTTCTGGGCCACTCCGGTGCTGGCGGGCAATCATCTTTATTGCGTGAACCAGGAAGGTCTCGCGCAGGTGTTGGACCTGGGAGCGGAAGGGAAGATCATTGCCGAGATTTCCTTCGGCGAACCGGTCATGGGGACGCCGGCAGTCGCGCACAACGCGCTCTACGTCCGGACCGACGGCAAGTTATGGAAGATTGAAAAAAGCGGTCAGTAA